Proteins encoded in a region of the Zea mays cultivar B73 chromosome 2, Zm-B73-REFERENCE-NAM-5.0, whole genome shotgun sequence genome:
- the LOC100273382 gene encoding Ras-related protein RABE1c-like, which yields MAAPPARARADYDYLIKLLLIGDSGVGKSCLLLRFSDGSFTTSFITTIGIDFKIRTVELDGKRVKLQIWDTAGQERFRTITTAYYRGAMGILLVYDVTDESSFNNIRNWIRNIEQHASDNVNKILVGNKADMDESKRAVPTSRGQALADEYGIKFFETSAKTNLNVEQVFFSIARDIKQRLAESDSKPEDRTISINRPEGGEASASQKSACCGS from the exons ATGGCGGCGCCGCCGGCGAGGGCCCGGGCCGACTACGACTACCTCATCAAGCTGCTCCTCATCGGCGATAGCG GTGTTGGGAAAAGTTGTCTCCTTTTGCGGTTCTCAGATGGCTCTTTCACCACTAGCTTTATCACCACCATTGG GATTGACTTCAAAATAAGAACAGTTGAGCTTGATGGTAAGCGCGTAAAGTTACAGATATGGGATACTGCTGGTCAAGAGCGGTTTCGAACTATTACAACCG CCTACTACAGGGGTGCAATGGGAATTTTGCTTGTCTATGATGTTACTGATGAGTCATCTTTCAATA ATATAAGAAACTGGATTAGGAACATAGAGCAACATGCTTCCGACAATGTGAATAAAATTTTGGTAGGCAACAAAGCTGACATGGATGAAAGCAAACGG GCTGTGCCAACTTCAAGAGGGCAGGCTCTTGCTGATGAGTATGGCATCAAATTTTTTGAAACG AGTGCGAAGACGAACCTGAATGTGGAGCAGGTTTTCTTCTCCATAGCAAGAGATATCAAGCAAAGGCTTGCTGAATCTGATTCAAAGCCAGAG GATCGCACGATCAGTATCAACAGACCTGAGGGTGGTGAGGCTTCAGCGTCACAAAAATCAGCTTGCTGCGGATCGTGA